A genomic region of Chlorobaculum parvum NCIB 8327 contains the following coding sequences:
- a CDS encoding M23 family metallopeptidase — protein MGLVSDDELGLDDESDQVTIDEGENGLSETIEKKTVQRGDSIYNILSAAGLTPAEIHELTSQLKGDKTIRGFRAGKSYELETGKDGSFTRFTWKADPTTIIHLTKNQETGKLGVNKEIIELETRIATIEGTLHTSLAKELSSKNRSGLSAQLNRILSSKINFRRDIRDGTTYKILYQEQWLDGQFSGTGDILAVEINTRGRKINAYQFEDAKGNSAYYDEKGRALAQASKSLYITPCRYNRISSGFGYRTHPITHRRQFHGGVDLAAPTGTPVKAVADGRVIFRGRKGNAGNLVTIAHGGGTHTMYMHLSRFASSCRYGKYVKQGDIIGYVGSTGRSTGPHLDFRIIKNGRLKNPMVALRQKAPTRSLSKKELQGFMAKVQMYQNQLEGKGVMVAGVSKQGENDVL, from the coding sequence ATGGGCTTGGTCAGCGACGACGAACTTGGCCTCGATGACGAGTCTGATCAGGTAACCATCGACGAAGGCGAAAACGGCCTTTCCGAAACAATTGAAAAGAAAACCGTCCAGCGAGGCGACTCCATTTACAATATCCTCAGCGCAGCCGGACTGACCCCTGCAGAAATTCACGAGCTGACCTCACAGCTCAAAGGTGACAAGACAATCCGCGGTTTCCGAGCTGGAAAGAGCTATGAACTTGAAACTGGCAAGGATGGCTCATTCACCCGTTTCACATGGAAGGCAGACCCGACCACGATCATTCACCTGACCAAAAACCAGGAAACTGGAAAGCTTGGAGTCAACAAGGAAATCATCGAGCTCGAAACCCGCATTGCAACCATCGAAGGCACCCTGCACACCTCGCTTGCAAAAGAGTTGAGCAGCAAAAACCGCTCTGGCCTCTCAGCTCAACTCAATCGGATTCTCTCGTCGAAGATCAATTTCAGAAGGGATATTCGCGACGGAACAACCTATAAAATCCTCTATCAGGAGCAGTGGCTCGACGGTCAATTTTCGGGAACCGGCGATATTCTGGCTGTCGAAATCAACACGAGAGGCCGGAAAATCAATGCTTACCAGTTCGAGGATGCCAAAGGCAACAGTGCCTATTACGATGAGAAAGGCCGCGCACTGGCGCAAGCCTCAAAAAGTCTGTACATCACCCCGTGCCGTTACAACCGTATTTCAAGCGGTTTCGGCTATAGAACCCACCCGATCACCCATCGGCGCCAGTTTCACGGCGGTGTCGATCTGGCCGCTCCGACTGGCACACCGGTCAAGGCAGTTGCCGACGGCCGAGTCATTTTCCGCGGACGCAAAGGCAACGCAGGCAATCTGGTCACTATCGCGCATGGCGGTGGAACTCATACCATGTACATGCATCTGAGCCGGTTCGCATCCTCATGCCGTTATGGAAAGTACGTCAAGCAAGGCGACATCATCGGCTATGTCGGCTCCACCGGCAGATCAACCGGACCGCATCTGGATTTCCGGATTATCAAAAACGGCCGTCTGAAAAATCCGATGGTCGCATTGAGGCAGAAAGCTCCGACCCGTTCGCTCTCCAAGAAGGAGCTCCAAGGGTTTATGGCTAAAGTCCAGATGTACCAGAACCAGCTTGAAGGCAAAGGTGTTATGGTGGCTGGCGTATCTAAACAAGGAGAGAACGACGTTCTCTGA
- a CDS encoding DUF4438 domain-containing protein → MLATNESRLVEILLQCQPGQPRTRGTWEVDHQGTPFILPSIGGITLNLQVGDPAFGWEGDHIEPGVSCTADTHKPYEHPNVTVQMLSCVGNTATIVSGEAKGETGVVLGHHGGSEHIIVDFPREVKEKMAYGDTIMVKSRGQGLKLSDFPQISLFNLDPSLLAKMKITVADDGVLEVPVTTLVPAYCMGSGIGSAHVAKGDYDIVTSDPEAVREFGIDRIRFGDFVALLDQDNRYGRAYRKGAVTIGVVVHSDCREAGHGPGVTTIMTCATAGIRPVIDSKANIADLLGIGTRL, encoded by the coding sequence ATGCTTGCAACCAACGAAAGCCGTCTTGTCGAAATTCTGCTCCAGTGCCAGCCCGGTCAGCCCCGCACTCGTGGCACCTGGGAGGTCGATCACCAGGGCACGCCCTTTATTCTTCCTTCCATCGGCGGTATCACCCTCAACCTTCAGGTCGGCGACCCGGCGTTCGGCTGGGAGGGCGACCACATCGAGCCGGGCGTGAGCTGCACCGCCGACACCCACAAACCCTACGAACACCCGAATGTTACCGTGCAGATGCTGAGCTGCGTGGGCAACACGGCCACGATCGTCTCCGGCGAAGCCAAAGGCGAGACTGGTGTGGTGCTTGGCCATCACGGCGGCTCGGAGCACATCATCGTTGATTTTCCGCGTGAAGTGAAGGAAAAGATGGCCTACGGCGATACCATTATGGTGAAATCGCGTGGTCAGGGACTCAAGCTGAGTGATTTCCCGCAGATTTCGCTCTTTAATCTCGATCCGTCGCTGCTGGCGAAAATGAAGATCACCGTCGCCGATGACGGTGTGCTCGAAGTGCCGGTGACGACGCTCGTTCCGGCCTACTGCATGGGTTCCGGCATCGGCTCGGCGCACGTCGCGAAAGGCGACTACGATATCGTGACCAGCGACCCTGAAGCCGTGCGTGAGTTCGGTATTGACCGCATCCGCTTCGGTGATTTCGTTGCGCTGCTTGACCAGGACAATCGTTACGGTCGGGCTTACCGCAAAGGTGCCGTCACCATCGGTGTCGTGGTGCACAGCGACTGCCGAGAAGCGGGGCATGGCCCCGGTGTTACCACCATCATGACTTGCGCCACCGCCGGTATCAGACCGGTCATCGACTCCAAAGCCAATATCGCCGATCTGCTCGGAATAGGCACTCGGTTGTAA
- a CDS encoding HIT family protein gives MSLSFNCDPVEPCPFCKISQDAIVLENEFGFAIDDRFPVTYGHLLVIPKRHVESYFDLTRDELNACDDLLRRARRAIISKDSSVCGFNIGINDGHAAGQTIAHCHIHLIPRRAEILKIPGEAYGE, from the coding sequence ATGAGCCTTTCTTTCAATTGCGATCCTGTGGAACCATGCCCGTTTTGCAAAATTTCTCAGGACGCCATCGTGCTCGAAAATGAGTTCGGCTTTGCCATTGACGACCGTTTCCCCGTCACTTACGGCCATCTGCTGGTGATTCCCAAACGTCACGTCGAGAGCTATTTCGATCTTACTCGCGACGAACTCAATGCCTGTGACGACCTGCTTCGCAGAGCAAGGAGGGCCATCATTTCCAAAGATTCATCAGTATGCGGTTTCAACATCGGTATCAACGACGGCCATGCCGCTGGTCAGACCATAGCTCACTGTCATATCCACCTTATTCCCCGCCGGGCTGAGATACTGAAAATCCCCGGGGAGGCTTACGGGGAGTGA
- a CDS encoding Hsp20/alpha crystallin family protein: MTLKLYGKDPLKMFEDVFNERLTPFISSMGSMMAPTFKVDISEDEKAIYLSADIPGVKKEDVRVSIEDDVISISAERTQEEEEKKKNYHRVERSWGSLSRSFTIGDNVDSDNITANYDNGVLKVVVPKKEPEAKKSKAVPVS, encoded by the coding sequence ATGACACTCAAACTTTATGGCAAAGACCCCCTGAAGATGTTCGAAGATGTGTTCAACGAAAGGTTGACACCGTTCATCAGCTCAATGGGATCGATGATGGCTCCGACCTTCAAGGTGGATATCAGTGAAGATGAGAAGGCTATCTATCTCTCAGCCGACATTCCCGGTGTAAAGAAAGAGGATGTAAGGGTAAGCATTGAGGACGATGTCATCAGCATCAGTGCGGAGCGCACTCAGGAAGAGGAGGAGAAAAAGAAAAACTACCACCGTGTCGAACGCTCGTGGGGTAGCCTCTCAAGAAGCTTCACCATTGGTGACAACGTGGATAGTGACAACATCACCGCTAACTACGACAACGGTGTGTTAAAGGTCGTTGTTCCGAAAAAGGAGCCGGAAGCGAAAAAGAGCAAGGCGGTTCCCGTCAGCTGA
- the cfa gene encoding cyclopropane fatty acyl phospholipid synthase: MSGIYESKLRALLESAGIAIGGTNPWDITVHNPRFYKRVVTESHLGIGESYMDGWWDCPALDQFFYRVLRSRLDTKVSQATRVLGNMLGFLVNLQKPSRAFTVGEVHYNVGNDLYEAMLDKRMLYSCGYWKDARDLDEAQENKLRLIFNKLDLTPGMRVLDIGCGWGGAARFAAEHYGVSVTGVTVSSEQKKKADELRNDLPVEVRLVDYRQLDGSFDRIYSIGMFEHVGVKNYRRFFEITHNCLKSDGLFLLHTIGSKRSSTHTDKWTHKYIFPNSMLPSARQITTAAEGQQLIEDWHAFGNDYDHTLMAWHRNFEEHWPQLRHAYDERFYRMWRYYLLSAAGSFRARNVQLWQILFSNNGITGDHYVPREHKAVLLKN; the protein is encoded by the coding sequence ATGAGCGGCATCTACGAAAGCAAACTGCGAGCGCTGCTCGAATCGGCGGGCATCGCTATCGGGGGGACAAATCCTTGGGACATCACCGTCCACAATCCCCGCTTCTACAAGCGCGTCGTCACCGAGTCGCACCTCGGTATCGGCGAATCCTACATGGACGGCTGGTGGGACTGCCCGGCGCTCGACCAGTTCTTCTATCGCGTGCTTCGCTCACGGCTCGACACGAAAGTTTCGCAGGCGACACGCGTCCTCGGCAACATGCTCGGCTTCCTCGTCAACCTGCAAAAGCCCTCGCGCGCGTTCACCGTCGGCGAAGTGCACTACAACGTGGGCAACGACCTGTACGAGGCGATGCTCGACAAGCGGATGCTTTACAGTTGCGGCTACTGGAAAGACGCCCGAGACCTCGACGAAGCGCAGGAGAACAAGCTGCGGCTCATCTTCAACAAACTCGATCTCACGCCCGGGATGCGGGTGCTCGACATCGGCTGCGGCTGGGGCGGCGCGGCGCGTTTCGCGGCGGAGCACTACGGCGTGAGCGTCACCGGCGTCACGGTTTCGAGCGAGCAGAAGAAAAAGGCCGACGAACTGCGAAACGACCTCCCGGTAGAGGTGCGTCTTGTCGATTATCGCCAGCTCGATGGCAGCTTCGACCGCATCTACTCCATCGGAATGTTCGAGCATGTCGGCGTAAAAAACTACCGGCGCTTTTTCGAGATCACCCACAACTGCCTCAAAAGCGACGGTCTGTTCTTGCTGCACACCATCGGCAGCAAACGCTCCTCGACCCACACCGACAAATGGACGCACAAGTACATCTTTCCCAACTCGATGCTCCCGTCGGCCAGGCAGATCACCACAGCCGCCGAGGGCCAGCAGCTCATCGAGGACTGGCACGCCTTCGGCAACGACTACGACCACACCCTCATGGCCTGGCACCGGAACTTTGAAGAGCACTGGCCGCAGCTCCGCCACGCTTACGACGAACGGTTCTACCGCATGTGGCGCTACTACCTGCTCAGCGCGGCTGGATCGTTCCGCGCCCGAAACGTCCAGCTCTGGCAGATTCTTTTTTCAAACAACGGGATTACGGGAGATCATTACGTGCCGAGGGAACACAAGGCCGTCCTGTTGAAAAACTGA
- a CDS encoding aldo/keto reductase — protein MEKRRLGTTDMEITPVGFGCWAIGGANWAYGWGSQSDRDAVEAIEKAVELGINWIDTAAVYGLGHAEELVGKALRGLDEKPFVFTKCGLVWDDSRAISNNLKAGSIRRECEASLKRLGTDCIDLYQIHWPNPDDEIEEGWHEMARLQEEGLVRYIGVSNFSVAQMERAASIVPIASLQPPYSMLRRAIETEILPYCEQHDIGVIVYSPMLSGMLTGAMTRERALNLPADDWRRNNKEFQEPRLSANLELVELLSRIGKQHDASPGEVAIAWTLRHPAVTAAIVGGRTAAQVEGTTGAADLALSEREIAEIEAYLASMPA, from the coding sequence ATGGAAAAGCGACGGTTGGGAACTACGGACATGGAGATCACGCCGGTCGGGTTCGGCTGCTGGGCTATCGGCGGTGCAAACTGGGCTTATGGCTGGGGATCGCAGAGCGACCGTGATGCTGTTGAGGCTATCGAGAAGGCTGTGGAGCTTGGTATCAACTGGATCGACACGGCGGCGGTGTACGGGCTCGGCCATGCCGAGGAGCTGGTCGGCAAAGCGTTGCGGGGCCTCGACGAGAAACCCTTCGTCTTCACCAAGTGCGGGCTTGTGTGGGACGACAGCCGTGCCATCAGCAACAACCTCAAGGCCGGCTCCATCCGCCGGGAGTGCGAGGCAAGCCTGAAACGGCTCGGAACCGACTGTATCGACCTGTACCAGATTCACTGGCCGAATCCGGACGACGAGATCGAGGAGGGGTGGCACGAGATGGCGCGGCTTCAGGAGGAAGGGCTTGTGCGGTACATCGGCGTCTCGAATTTCAGTGTTGCGCAAATGGAGCGAGCCGCGTCAATCGTGCCAATCGCGTCGCTGCAACCGCCCTATTCGATGCTGCGCCGGGCAATTGAAACGGAGATTCTGCCTTACTGCGAGCAGCATGACATCGGCGTCATCGTCTATTCGCCCATGCTTTCGGGAATGCTGACCGGCGCGATGACGCGCGAGCGGGCGCTGAACCTTCCGGCGGACGACTGGCGGCGCAACAACAAGGAGTTCCAGGAGCCGCGCCTCTCCGCCAATCTCGAACTGGTCGAGCTTCTGAGCCGCATCGGCAAGCAGCACGACGCCTCACCGGGCGAGGTCGCCATCGCCTGGACGCTTCGCCATCCGGCGGTTACGGCGGCAATTGTCGGTGGACGCACCGCGGCGCAGGTCGAAGGGACGACAGGGGCCGCCGACCTCGCTCTTTCGGAACGAGAGATCGCGGAAATCGAAGCCTATCTCGCCTCCATGCCAGCATAA
- the bchE gene encoding magnesium-protoporphyrin IX monomethyl ester anaerobic oxidative cyclase: protein MKILMIQPNYHSGGAEIAGNWTPSWVAYIGGALKQAGFNQVKFVDAMADDLPDETIEEIIRKNQPDVVMTTNITPSIFKAQDIMKIAKKVNKNIRTIMGGIHSTFMYPQVLTEAPETDYVVRGEGEEVTVNLMKAIAAGNDKETRSEITGIAYIDEKGEVFATAAHPVIEDLDTLSPDWSLYDWDKYIYTPLNCRLAVPNFARGCPFTCTFCSQWQFWRRYRARSPKNFVDEIEILVKKYNVGFFILADEEPTINKQKFVSLCQELIDRKLDVTWGINTRVTDIMRDEDLLPFYRKAGLVHVSLGTEAASQMNLNRFRKETTIDENKYAIKLLQKNGIVAEAQFVMGLEHETPETIEETYQLCKDWDPDMANWTIYTPWPFSDLFKELGDRVEVRDYSRYNFVSPIIKPDNMEREDVLKGVLKSYGRFYARKTFFSYPWIKDPYVRKYMLGCLKAFAQTTLTKRFYDIDRVKTKNRKIEIDLGFDQSRILTQAEVKNLKELRPEMVADMSFGLKEAGYQREHDEHNWDEFDESTIKDRTSDTVRNC, encoded by the coding sequence ATGAAGATTCTGATGATTCAGCCGAATTATCACTCAGGCGGTGCCGAGATTGCTGGCAACTGGACACCAAGCTGGGTTGCCTACATCGGCGGTGCTTTGAAGCAGGCTGGCTTCAATCAGGTAAAGTTTGTGGATGCAATGGCTGACGACCTGCCGGACGAGACCATTGAAGAGATCATCCGCAAAAACCAGCCGGATGTGGTCATGACCACCAACATCACCCCGTCGATCTTCAAGGCGCAGGACATCATGAAGATCGCCAAGAAGGTCAACAAGAATATCCGCACCATCATGGGCGGCATTCACTCGACCTTCATGTACCCGCAGGTGCTCACCGAAGCCCCGGAGACCGATTACGTCGTTCGCGGCGAAGGCGAAGAGGTGACCGTCAATCTCATGAAGGCGATCGCGGCTGGCAACGACAAGGAGACCCGCTCGGAGATTACCGGCATCGCCTATATCGATGAGAAAGGCGAAGTCTTCGCGACGGCTGCCCACCCGGTCATCGAAGACCTCGACACCCTGTCACCGGACTGGAGCCTCTACGACTGGGACAAATACATCTACACTCCGCTCAACTGCCGTCTGGCCGTACCGAACTTCGCCCGAGGCTGCCCCTTCACCTGTACCTTCTGCTCGCAGTGGCAGTTCTGGCGCCGGTACCGCGCCCGCAGCCCGAAGAATTTCGTGGACGAAATCGAGATTCTGGTCAAAAAGTACAACGTGGGCTTCTTCATCCTCGCCGACGAAGAGCCGACCATCAACAAGCAGAAGTTCGTTTCGCTCTGCCAGGAGCTGATCGACCGCAAGTTGGACGTCACCTGGGGCATCAACACCCGCGTGACCGACATCATGCGTGACGAAGACCTCCTGCCGTTCTACCGCAAGGCCGGCTTGGTGCACGTTTCGCTCGGCACCGAGGCTGCCAGCCAGATGAACCTGAACCGTTTCCGCAAGGAGACCACCATCGACGAGAACAAGTACGCCATCAAGCTGCTCCAGAAGAACGGCATCGTGGCGGAAGCTCAGTTCGTGATGGGTCTCGAGCACGAAACTCCGGAGACTATCGAAGAGACCTACCAGCTCTGCAAGGACTGGGATCCGGATATGGCCAACTGGACGATCTACACCCCGTGGCCCTTCTCCGACCTCTTCAAGGAGCTTGGCGACCGCGTCGAAGTGCGTGACTACTCACGCTACAACTTCGTTTCGCCGATCATCAAACCCGATAACATGGAGCGCGAGGATGTGCTCAAGGGCGTGTTGAAATCGTACGGACGCTTCTACGCTCGCAAAACCTTCTTCAGCTACCCGTGGATCAAGGATCCTTATGTGCGCAAGTACATGCTCGGCTGTCTGAAGGCGTTCGCGCAGACCACGCTCACCAAGCGTTTCTACGACATCGACCGCGTCAAGACCAAGAACCGCAAGATCGAGATCGACCTCGGCTTCGACCAGTCCAGGATTCTGACGCAGGCAGAGGTCAAGAACCTCAAGGAGCTGAGACCCGAAATGGTCGCCGACATGAGCTTCGGCCTCAAGGAAGCCGGCTACCAGCGCGAGCACGACGAGCACAACTGGGACGAGTTCGACGAATCGACGATCAAGGATCGCACCTCCGACACCGTCCGCAACTGCTGA
- the bchM gene encoding magnesium protoporphyrin IX methyltransferase, translated as MSSPSFNVEEHKKMLQSYFNGQGFQRWASIYGDDKLSTVRSTVRQGHAVMMDKAFEWLQSTGLPKGSKILDAGCGTGLFTIRLAKNGYRVKAADIAEQMVNKTREDAQKEGVADNVEFEVSSIESVSGTFDTVVCFDVLIHYPAEGFAHAFKNLASLTKGPMIFTYAPFNNILAFQHWIGGFFPKKERRTTIQMIKDDEMQRVLSELGLKIVNRQKISFGFYHTMLMQVDRK; from the coding sequence ATGAGCAGCCCATCATTTAACGTCGAGGAACACAAAAAGATGCTTCAGTCCTATTTCAATGGCCAGGGCTTCCAGCGCTGGGCATCGATCTATGGCGACGACAAGCTCTCCACCGTCCGCTCCACCGTGAGGCAAGGCCATGCGGTCATGATGGACAAGGCGTTTGAATGGCTCCAGAGCACCGGCTTGCCCAAGGGCTCGAAAATTCTCGACGCCGGATGCGGCACCGGCCTGTTCACCATCCGCCTCGCAAAAAACGGCTACCGCGTCAAGGCGGCTGACATCGCCGAGCAGATGGTCAACAAAACGCGCGAAGACGCTCAGAAAGAGGGCGTGGCCGACAACGTTGAGTTCGAGGTCAGCTCCATCGAGTCGGTTTCGGGTACGTTCGACACCGTAGTCTGCTTCGACGTACTGATCCACTACCCGGCAGAGGGATTCGCCCACGCATTCAAGAACCTGGCGAGCCTCACCAAAGGCCCGATGATCTTTACCTACGCCCCGTTCAACAACATCCTCGCCTTCCAGCACTGGATCGGCGGCTTCTTCCCGAAAAAAGAGCGCCGCACTACCATCCAGATGATCAAGGACGACGAGATGCAGCGGGTGCTGTCTGAACTCGGCCTTAAGATCGTTAACCGTCAGAAGATCAGCTTCGGCTTCTACCATACCATGCTGATGCAGGTCGATCGCAAATGA